From a region of the Janthinobacterium sp. 61 genome:
- a CDS encoding NfeD family protein, with protein MAEWVGWFVAAGAVLILELFTGTFYLLMIAIGIGAGGLVALAGGNGSWQAATAAIVGVAATLLLRRSRFGRAARRDAAQDPNVNLDIGQSVAVAHWVDGAARVMYRGALWDVELIAGSDTQAGHYTIRAVRGSRLIVG; from the coding sequence ATGGCTGAATGGGTAGGCTGGTTTGTTGCGGCTGGCGCGGTATTGATCCTGGAACTGTTTACGGGCACGTTTTATTTGCTGATGATCGCCATCGGTATTGGTGCCGGAGGACTGGTGGCGCTGGCGGGAGGCAATGGCAGCTGGCAGGCCGCGACCGCCGCCATAGTCGGCGTGGCGGCCACGCTGTTATTGCGGCGCAGCCGCTTTGGCAGGGCGGCGCGGCGCGATGCGGCACAGGATCCGAATGTGAACCTGGATATTGGCCAAAGCGTGGCGGTCGCGCATTGGGTCGATGGCGCTGCGCGCGTCATGTATCGCGGCGCCTTGTGGGATGTGGAACTGATTGCCGGCAGCGATACGCAGGCCGGTCATTACACCATACGTGCCGTACGTGGCAGCCGTTTGATTGTTGGATAA
- a CDS encoding SPFH domain-containing protein gives MEVSIGSMSLILLLLALVFVFKTVNVVPQQHAWVVERLGKFHAVLGPGLNIVVPFVDRIAYKHVLKEIPLDVPPQVCITRDNTQLQVDGILYFQITDAMRASYGSSNYIAAITQLAQTTLRSVIGKMELDKTFEERDHINTAIVNAIDESAANWGVKVLRYEIKDLTPPKEILHAMQAQITAEREKRALIAASEGRKQEQINIASGEREANIARSEGEKQASINRAEGQATAIVALAQASAEALRQVGAAIREPGGEDAVNLKVAEQYVGAFAQLAKTNNSIIVPANLGDMSGLIATAMQVVKTQKPKGSVAMP, from the coding sequence ATGGAAGTAAGCATCGGAAGCATGTCGCTGATCTTGTTATTGCTGGCATTGGTATTTGTCTTCAAGACGGTCAATGTGGTGCCGCAGCAGCATGCCTGGGTGGTGGAGCGCCTGGGCAAGTTCCACGCGGTATTGGGTCCTGGCCTGAATATCGTTGTGCCCTTCGTCGACCGCATCGCTTACAAGCACGTGCTTAAGGAAATTCCACTCGACGTGCCGCCACAGGTATGCATTACGCGTGACAATACGCAATTACAGGTCGATGGCATTCTGTATTTTCAGATTACCGACGCCATGCGTGCTTCATATGGTTCGTCGAATTATATTGCCGCCATTACGCAGTTGGCGCAAACGACCTTGCGTTCGGTGATCGGTAAAATGGAACTCGACAAGACATTTGAAGAGCGCGACCATATTAATACCGCCATCGTGAATGCCATCGATGAATCGGCAGCGAATTGGGGGGTCAAGGTGTTGCGTTATGAAATCAAGGATTTGACGCCGCCCAAGGAGATTCTGCATGCGATGCAGGCGCAGATTACGGCCGAGCGTGAAAAGCGCGCACTGATTGCCGCCTCGGAAGGGCGCAAGCAGGAGCAGATCAATATTGCCAGCGGCGAGCGCGAAGCGAACATTGCCCGCTCGGAAGGCGAAAAGCAGGCATCCATCAACCGCGCCGAAGGCCAGGCCACGGCTATCGTCGCGCTGGCGCAAGCCAGTGCTGAAGCGCTGCGCCAGGTAGGCGCCGCCATCCGCGAGCCGGGCGGTGAGGATGCCGTCAATTTGAAAGTGGCCGAGCAGTATGTGGGCGCGTTTGCGCAATTGGCGAAAACGAATAACTCGATTATCGTGCCGGCCAATCTGGGCGATATGAGTGGTTTGATCGCCACGGCGATGCAAGTAGTGAAGACGCAGAAGCCGAAGGGCAGCGTGGCTATGCCCTGA
- a CDS encoding H-NS family nucleoid-associated regulatory protein, producing the protein MDLSSLSLSELRTLQDDIKKQMKKREQDDLSKAREQILAIAQSVGVSVKDLVGTGIRAKTGTVAVRYRNPDDATQQWTGRGRQPKWVKEWTDSGKSRDLLKV; encoded by the coding sequence ATGGATCTGTCGAGCTTATCCCTGTCCGAGCTGCGCACCTTGCAGGACGACATCAAGAAGCAAATGAAGAAGCGCGAACAGGACGATCTGTCCAAGGCGCGCGAACAAATCCTGGCGATTGCCCAGAGCGTCGGCGTTTCCGTAAAAGATCTGGTTGGTACGGGTATCCGCGCTAAAACCGGCACGGTTGCAGTACGCTATCGCAATCCGGATGATGCGACACAACAATGGACTGGCCGTGGCCGTCAACCGAAATGGGTCAAAGAATGGACCGATTCGGGCAAGTCGCGTGATCTGCTGAAGGTTTGA
- the smpB gene encoding SsrA-binding protein SmpB — protein sequence MTIADNRKAFHDYFIEDRYEAGIVLEGWEVKAIRDARVQIKEAYVVVRGDELFLFGTHISALPTASTHIHPEAVRTRKLLLHRTEMDKLIGKVERSGYTLVPLNLHYKGGRVKCEIGLAKGKKQHDKRAAERDRDGAREVQAAMKSHRR from the coding sequence ATGACCATAGCAGACAACAGAAAAGCCTTCCACGACTACTTTATCGAGGATCGCTACGAAGCCGGCATCGTGCTGGAAGGCTGGGAAGTCAAAGCCATCCGCGACGCCCGTGTACAAATCAAGGAAGCCTACGTCGTCGTCCGCGGCGACGAACTCTTCCTGTTCGGCACGCATATCAGCGCCCTGCCGACCGCCTCCACCCATATTCATCCGGAAGCCGTACGCACGCGCAAGCTGCTGCTGCACCGCACGGAAATGGATAAACTGATCGGCAAGGTGGAGCGCTCCGGCTACACGCTGGTGCCGCTCAACCTGCACTACAAGGGCGGCCGCGTGAAATGCGAGATCGGCCTGGCCAAGGGCAAGAAACAGCACGACAAGCGGGCTGCAGAGCGCGACCGCGATGGCGCGCGCGAAGTGCAGGCGGCAATGAAGTCGCACCGCCGCTGA
- a CDS encoding type II toxin-antitoxin system RatA family toxin, with translation MAVVHKSVFLGYSAEQMFALVAAVEDYPKFLPWCGAVEIRERSENTVVASVGIHYHGVRQSFTTSNENVPPTSIKMKLVDGPFKTLDGVWTFKALREDACKIELDLHYEFSSRVLEQIIGPVFGMIANSMVDSFCKRAETVYG, from the coding sequence ATGGCAGTAGTACATAAATCAGTTTTTCTCGGGTATAGCGCCGAACAAATGTTCGCGCTGGTGGCGGCGGTGGAAGATTATCCCAAATTCCTGCCCTGGTGTGGTGCGGTCGAGATTCGCGAGCGGAGCGAGAACACGGTTGTCGCCAGCGTGGGCATACATTACCACGGCGTGCGCCAAAGCTTCACCACGTCCAACGAGAACGTGCCGCCGACATCCATCAAGATGAAGCTGGTGGACGGTCCTTTCAAGACCCTCGACGGCGTGTGGACCTTCAAGGCCCTGCGCGAAGATGCCTGCAAGATCGAACTGGATCTGCACTACGAGTTCTCCAGCCGCGTGCTCGAGCAGATCATCGGCCCCGTCTTCGGCATGATCGCCAACAGCATGGTCGATTCCTTCTGCAAGCGCGCGGAGACGGTGTATGGCTGA
- a CDS encoding RnfH family protein, with product MAEADITVQVCYAMPDSTFLRSLSVPVGTTIGQAVAQSGLLQAIPGIDLAINMAGIYGKRKPLDTVLHEHDRVEVYRPLLADPKEARRRRASSKPAKG from the coding sequence ATGGCTGAAGCAGACATCACGGTACAAGTATGCTACGCGATGCCGGACAGCACGTTCCTGCGCTCCTTGAGCGTGCCTGTGGGCACTACCATCGGGCAGGCTGTGGCGCAGAGCGGCTTGCTGCAGGCCATCCCGGGCATCGATCTGGCCATCAATATGGCTGGCATCTATGGCAAGAGGAAGCCGCTCGATACCGTATTGCACGAGCATGACCGTGTGGAAGTGTACCGGCCCTTGCTGGCCGACCCGAAGGAGGCGCGCCGGCGCCGCGCCAGCAGCAAGCCTGCCAAAGGCTGA
- a CDS encoding tyrosine-type recombinase/integrase translates to MMGKSREALETRAGRLVDLRSGAVDALLAQKRHSLLAGGLVFLDPATCQGWDNTQRLPLFWTAMIEKAQVRYRNPYQTRHTFASPLLTTGANAMYVAKQMGHTDTTMRTYGRRVEQQGGVLPDHYCELTDGLKARGA, encoded by the coding sequence GTGATGGGCAAGTCTCGGGAGGCACTGGAGACGCGCGCCGGCCGCCTGGTCGATCTGCGTAGCGGCGCCGTCGACGCGCTGCTTGCGCAGAAACGACATAGCCTGCTTGCTGGCGGCCTGGTATTCCTTGATCCGGCTACCTGTCAGGGCTGGGACAACACGCAGCGCCTGCCCCTCTTCTGGACGGCAATGATCGAGAAGGCCCAGGTCCGCTACCGAAATCCGTATCAAACAAGGCACACCTTCGCGTCGCCCCTGCTAACGACGGGCGCCAACGCGATGTACGTGGCAAAGCAAATGGGACATACCGATACGACCATGAGAACTTACGGCCGCCGGGTTGAGCAGCAAGGTGGGGTATTGCCCGATCACTACTGCGAATTGACGGATGGGCTTAAGGCAAGGGGCGCTTAG
- a CDS encoding DNA cytosine methyltransferase, which yields MLGHCYPNVSNLGDMTKIAVLVRVGFLPAPDVFCSGTPCQVFSIAGLRNSLDDERSNLSLVFCEIADEIDARRAADGLLPTVVF from the coding sequence GTGCTGGGCCATTGCTATCCGAACGTATCGAACCTGGGCGACATGACCAAGATCGCCGTCCTGGTCCGAGTCGGCTTCTTGCCTGCGCCGGACGTCTTCTGCAGCGGCACGCCGTGCCAAGTGTTTTCGATTGCGGGCCTGCGCAATTCGCTCGACGACGAGCGCAGTAACCTTTCCCTTGTTTTTTGCGAGATCGCAGATGAAATTGACGCACGACGCGCTGCAGATGGTCTTCTTCCAACCGTTGTTTTTTAG
- a CDS encoding PEP-CTERM sorting domain-containing protein yields the protein MNTQAVAKIVLSALICCSSIHAQATTYSNVGTIGTAISSLGAPDTTSYGETFTSLGGVLQDFTFYATSGARGNVGLTIAAWDGSKAIGPALYTSSPIAYTGGSQLLGANGINLTLEANANYIAYLTVAGITNPISSVTMLGSTGDGGLAGNFVYLNSGGKNPLDLNQAWDTYYVSNLTYTANITAAVPEPETYGMLLAGLGLLGFVARRKNKST from the coding sequence ATGAACACACAAGCCGTTGCCAAAATTGTACTCAGCGCTCTCATTTGCTGCTCCTCTATCCATGCACAAGCCACGACCTATTCCAACGTCGGGACAATAGGTACGGCAATCTCCTCCCTCGGCGCTCCTGACACGACCAGTTATGGCGAAACTTTCACCTCACTCGGCGGAGTGCTTCAAGATTTCACCTTTTATGCGACTTCAGGGGCTAGAGGCAACGTAGGGCTGACAATTGCAGCCTGGGATGGCAGCAAAGCCATCGGGCCCGCCTTGTACACCAGTTCACCCATCGCGTACACCGGCGGCAGCCAGCTGCTCGGAGCAAATGGAATCAATTTGACATTAGAGGCCAATGCAAATTACATCGCATACTTAACAGTCGCGGGCATCACCAATCCCATTTCAAGCGTAACGATGCTAGGGTCGACCGGCGACGGTGGCTTGGCAGGTAATTTCGTGTATCTGAATTCTGGTGGCAAAAATCCCCTTGATTTGAATCAGGCGTGGGACACCTATTATGTAAGCAATCTGACCTATACAGCGAATATCACCGCCGCCGTGCCTGAGCCAGAAACCTACGGCATGCTCCTGGCGGGCCTGGGCCTCCTCGGCTTCGTGGCTCGTCGCAAGAACAAGTCCACTTGA
- a CDS encoding DUF4113 domain-containing protein — protein MRQPRKSRCASVRRWAMLSENRTPRYATNWMELPKVRAQ, from the coding sequence ATGAGGCAGCCAAGGAAGTCGCGTTGCGCAAGCGTCAGACGATGGGCAATGTTGTCGGAAAACCGCACGCCGCGGTATGCCACGAATTGGATGGAACTGCCCAAGGTGAGGGCGCAGTAA
- a CDS encoding Ig-like domain-containing protein — translation MPQPLISNVQAYIGEQFLTMYFDVALDAAHPPPIEAFEVYIDGFPTLVTGVQVDSVAKTVTLSFSGSPLSANNSIDIVYYDPSGGNDLNAIQGVDGADAPDFISGTTVSGVRPPPSAPSTPALSSGSDSGILGDGITNDTTPTVTGTAAANATVKLYDTNGTTLLGSSTADGSGNWSITSSALTEGTHSLKATQTDSGNKTSPLSTGLSLTIDTTVIAPSSLQLSNGSDSGSLGDGITNAGTPTITGHAEANAAVRLYDTNGTTLLGSTTADGSGNWSITSSTLIEGAHTLTAKQTDAAGNVSGTSSGFSYMLDTIGPVGMALSSTSVAMSNATNGATIATLSATDATAITYGFAVGNGTIDADNGKFTVSGTSLVAAQSLAAGTYHIYMKATDASGNGAYQIFAIQVVNAPSVTAIERTAGASLTVPSGATSVNYTVTFDQSVTGVDTGDFTLTATGNAAGTISGVVGSGSTYTVTVNGVSGDGTLRLDLNSSGTGIQNGSSVAIIGGYAAGQIFGLDHTASSAPSTPVMTAGADTGTSNTDGITSNAMPEFTGTAEANATVKLYDANGTTLLGSTTADGSGNWSIASSTLTDGSHTLTAKQTDAAGNTSGASGGLVVVIDTSAAAPAAPTLAVASDGGVPGDGITKYATPTITGTAEAHASVTLYDTDGTTVLGIATADASGAWSLVSSPLSEGSHTLSVKQVDLAGNVSSISAGLALTIDTQAPPAPSVPVLAVASDSGTVGDNITDITAPVIKGSAEANATVKLYDTDGTTVLGTAVADGAGNWSITSSTLAVGVHTLSARQVDLAGNESSASASLALTIKALPTPSLPTTPVTSIDGVDVTQQPVALPGGGTGTQTTIPIVSNDRSESTGNASVADIPLVTAGVNNLLLAQLSPGFGLTASGGASQPAGSSIEHLLQAILAATSGHAASDQGHLTGNGLAFLNQLAASVPLLVQTIVPTSTPTAPSGALTLTGTSTDAQHTALVIDASHLAASSSLVLNAVDFAAIVGAANVVANTSGQVLAGDAASQQFTVSSASGGAVFSGGGNDTLLFNSPSAAPAGATGVAARAAAGADTTTILHGGLGSDTVAFSGASSDYTVEAHEGYLIVTAKTQPTQHALVLNAENLKFSDTTVAVENRGVLTSIAGLYQDILGRQADYLGIEYWATAEKNGVSMGKIALDMISASEGHLLQSTPFNGNSAHDLELLYQGIFSRHSDAGGLTYWSDKMAQGMSLELVAQNMIAAEEMNGHKVAVQDWNFFA, via the coding sequence ATGCCTCAGCCCCTTATCTCCAATGTCCAAGCCTATATCGGCGAGCAATTTCTCACGATGTATTTCGATGTGGCGCTCGACGCCGCACATCCGCCGCCAATCGAGGCCTTCGAGGTGTATATCGACGGATTCCCGACCCTGGTGACCGGAGTGCAAGTCGATAGCGTCGCCAAGACCGTCACGTTGAGCTTCAGTGGCTCGCCGCTTAGCGCCAACAACTCCATCGATATCGTGTACTACGATCCGAGCGGCGGCAACGACCTTAATGCCATCCAGGGCGTAGACGGCGCCGATGCGCCCGATTTTATTAGTGGCACCACCGTCTCCGGCGTCCGTCCCCCCCCGTCCGCACCGTCGACGCCGGCGCTCTCCAGCGGCAGCGACAGCGGCATACTGGGCGACGGCATCACGAATGACACAACGCCGACGGTGACCGGCACCGCCGCCGCTAATGCCACCGTCAAGCTGTACGACACCAACGGCACCACCTTACTGGGTAGCAGCACCGCCGATGGTTCCGGCAACTGGAGCATCACCAGCAGCGCGCTGACCGAGGGTACGCACTCGCTTAAGGCGACCCAGACCGACAGCGGCAACAAAACATCGCCGCTGAGCACCGGACTGTCGCTGACCATCGACACCACGGTGATCGCGCCGAGCAGCCTGCAGTTGTCGAACGGCAGCGACAGCGGCAGCCTGGGCGACGGCATTACCAACGCCGGCACGCCGACCATCACCGGCCACGCCGAAGCCAACGCCGCCGTGCGCCTGTACGACACTAACGGCACCACCTTGCTGGGCTCGACCACCGCTGACGGCTCCGGCAACTGGAGCATCACCAGCAGCACGCTGATCGAGGGTGCGCACACGCTGACGGCCAAGCAGACCGACGCCGCCGGCAACGTCTCCGGTACCTCCAGCGGCTTCAGCTACATGCTCGACACCATCGGCCCCGTCGGCATGGCGCTGAGTTCGACCTCGGTGGCGATGTCCAACGCCACCAACGGCGCCACCATCGCCACGCTGTCGGCCACCGATGCCACCGCCATCACCTACGGCTTCGCGGTCGGCAACGGCACCATCGACGCCGACAACGGCAAATTCACCGTCTCCGGCACATCACTTGTGGCGGCGCAGAGCCTGGCCGCCGGCACTTACCATATCTACATGAAGGCCACCGACGCTTCCGGCAATGGCGCGTACCAGATTTTCGCCATCCAAGTGGTCAACGCCCCCAGCGTCACCGCCATCGAGCGCACCGCAGGGGCCTCGCTCACCGTGCCGAGCGGCGCCACCTCGGTGAACTACACTGTCACCTTCGACCAGTCGGTCACCGGCGTCGACACCGGCGACTTCACGCTGACCGCCACCGGCAACGCCGCCGGCACCATCAGCGGGGTCGTCGGCAGTGGCAGCACCTACACCGTCACCGTGAATGGCGTCAGCGGCGACGGCACGCTGCGGCTGGACCTGAACAGTAGCGGCACCGGCATCCAGAACGGCTCGTCGGTCGCTATCATCGGCGGCTACGCGGCGGGCCAGATCTTCGGGCTGGACCACACGGCCTCCTCCGCGCCGTCCACTCCGGTGATGACGGCCGGCGCCGACACAGGCACTTCCAACACCGACGGCATCACCAGCAATGCCATGCCGGAATTCACCGGCACCGCAGAGGCCAACGCCACCGTCAAGCTGTACGACGCCAACGGCACCACCTTGCTGGGCTCGACCACCGCCGACGGCTCCGGCAACTGGAGCATCGCCAGCAGTACGCTGACCGACGGCAGCCATACGCTGACGGCCAAGCAGACCGACGCCGCCGGTAACACCTCGGGCGCCAGCGGTGGATTGGTGGTGGTGATCGACACCAGCGCCGCAGCGCCGGCTGCACCCACGCTGGCCGTTGCCAGCGATGGTGGCGTGCCGGGTGACGGCATCACCAAGTATGCCACGCCGACCATCACAGGCACGGCCGAAGCCCATGCCAGTGTGACGCTGTACGATACCGATGGCACGACCGTGCTGGGTATTGCGACGGCCGATGCCAGCGGTGCCTGGAGCCTCGTTTCTTCTCCCCTGAGCGAAGGCAGTCATACGCTGAGCGTGAAGCAGGTCGACCTGGCAGGCAACGTTTCGTCCATCAGCGCCGGCCTGGCGCTGACCATCGATACGCAGGCGCCGCCCGCGCCGTCCGTTCCTGTGCTGGCAGTCGCCAGCGACAGCGGCACCGTGGGCGACAACATCACCGATATCACCGCACCCGTGATCAAGGGCAGCGCGGAGGCCAACGCCACCGTCAAGCTGTACGATACCGACGGCACGACGGTGTTGGGCACGGCCGTCGCCGATGGCGCGGGTAACTGGAGCATCACGAGCAGTACGTTGGCGGTCGGCGTGCATACCCTGAGCGCCAGGCAGGTCGACCTGGCCGGCAACGAGTCGTCGGCCAGTGCATCGCTGGCGCTGACGATCAAGGCCTTGCCAACGCCGTCGCTGCCGACGACACCCGTTACCTCGATCGATGGCGTGGACGTGACGCAGCAGCCGGTTGCCTTGCCGGGCGGCGGCACAGGTACCCAGACCACGATTCCGATCGTCAGCAACGACCGCAGCGAATCGACCGGCAATGCCAGCGTCGCCGACATTCCACTGGTAACGGCGGGTGTCAATAACCTGCTGCTGGCGCAGCTGTCCCCCGGCTTCGGCTTGACGGCCAGCGGCGGAGCCAGTCAACCGGCCGGCAGTTCGATCGAGCATCTGCTTCAAGCCATCCTGGCGGCCACATCTGGCCATGCCGCCAGCGATCAGGGGCATCTGACCGGCAACGGCCTGGCGTTTTTGAACCAGTTGGCCGCCAGCGTGCCGCTGCTGGTACAGACCATTGTGCCGACCAGTACGCCGACGGCGCCGAGCGGCGCGCTGACGCTGACCGGCACCAGCACCGACGCGCAACACACGGCGTTGGTCATCGACGCCAGCCATCTGGCCGCCAGCAGCTCGCTGGTGCTAAACGCTGTGGATTTCGCCGCCATCGTCGGTGCCGCCAACGTGGTTGCCAATACCAGCGGGCAGGTTTTGGCGGGCGACGCCGCCAGCCAGCAATTCACGGTTTCTTCAGCCAGTGGCGGTGCAGTATTCTCGGGCGGCGGCAACGATACCCTGCTGTTCAATTCGCCGTCGGCCGCACCGGCCGGTGCCACGGGAGTGGCCGCGCGGGCTGCTGCCGGCGCTGACACGACCACTATCCTGCACGGTGGACTGGGCAGCGATACTGTGGCTTTCAGCGGCGCCAGTTCCGACTACACGGTGGAGGCCCATGAAGGCTATCTGATTGTGACCGCCAAGACGCAGCCGACGCAGCACGCGCTGGTATTGAACGCGGAGAACCTAAAGTTCAGCGATACCACGGTGGCCGTCGAAAATCGAGGGGTGCTGACGTCGATTGCCGGCCTGTACCAGGATATTCTGGGGCGCCAGGCCGACTACTTGGGCATCGAGTATTGGGCCACGGCGGAAAAGAATGGCGTCAGCATGGGCAAAATTGCGCTCGACATGATCAGCGCGTCAGAGGGCCACCTCTTGCAGTCCACGCCTTTTAACGGTAATAGCGCGCATGATCTGGAACTGCTGTACCAAGGGATCTTCAGTCGCCACAGCGATGCTGGTGGATTGACGTACTGGAGCGACAAGATGGCGCAGGGCATGAGCCTGGAATTGGTGGCACAGAACATGATCGCCGCCGAGGAAATGAACGGGCACAAGGTGGCGGTGCAGGACTGGAATTTCTTCGCCTAG